The genomic region AATTATTCATTAATCTTTATAATTCTCTTACTAAGATATTCATCTCTCTTTCTTAAATCCAAAAAATAAATCCCGGCCTTAGAATCGGAGAGGTTCAGTTCATGTATTTTTGGGCTAATGTTATTAGTTTTAAAGACAACGCTTCCGAAAATATCCTTTATAACAATCGAATAAAAAAATTAACATCTTCATTCATGGAAATTGTCAAACTTTTCCTGAAAAAGGATTTGGATATACTTTCAACGTTGAATTAAACTTTTCATATGAATCGGTCGACGTA from Bacteroidota bacterium harbors:
- a CDS encoding T9SS type A sorting domain-containing protein — encoded protein: MVIKDIFGSVVFKTNNISPKIHELNLSDSKAGIYFLDLRKRDEYLSKRIIKINE